In one Suricata suricatta isolate VVHF042 chromosome 9, meerkat_22Aug2017_6uvM2_HiC, whole genome shotgun sequence genomic region, the following are encoded:
- the CINP gene encoding cyclin-dependent kinase 2-interacting protein, producing the protein MAANTLGSATPRKPVLSVSARKIKDNAADWHNLILKWENLSDAGFATANNIANLKISLWSEDKTESQSSSPASEENAGRTLPEHSKELETLCEALQTTFEALAKIQMKMEKLSSTTKGICELENYHYGDERQRPPLFHTWPTAHFYEVSRKLSDMYRKELLLKRTVTEELAHAADRDLALSYLSMWLHQPYVEADSRLLLESMLLETGHRAL; encoded by the exons ATGGCAG CAAATACTCTTGGAAGTGCAACGCCCAGAAAACCCGTCTTATCTGTCAGCGCAAGAAAAATTAAGGACAATGCAGCTGATTGGCATAATTTGATCCTGAAGTGGGAAAACCTCAGTGACGCGGGTTTTGCTACTGCAAATAATATTGCCAACCTGAAAATCAGCTTATG GAGCGAGGACAAGACAGAGTCACAGAGCAGCAGCCCCGCCTCCGAGGAAAATGCGGGAAGGACGCTTCCGGAACATAGCAAGGAGCTAGAGACGCTGTGTGAGGCGCTGCAGACCACCTTCGAGGCTTTG GCcaaaatacagatgaaaatggaaaagcTGTCTTCGACTACCAAGGGAATTTGTGAACTAGAAAACTACCATTATGGGGACGAGAGACAGCGGCCTCCCCTGTTTCACACGTGGCCCACAGCCCATTTTT ATGAGGTTTCCCGCAAGCTGTCCGACATGTACCGGAAGGAGCTTCTCCTGAAACGCACCGTCACCGAAGAGCTCGCTCACGCAGCAGACCGCGACCTCGCCCTGAGCTACTTGTCAATGTGGCTGCACCAGCCCTACGTGGAGGCCGACAGCAGGCTGCTTCTGGAGAGCATGCTGCTCGAAACGGGGCACCGAGCCCTGTGA